One segment of Bacillus alkalisoli DNA contains the following:
- a CDS encoding AAA family ATPase has translation MNFVLIFGPQAVGKMTVGQELQKITDLKLFHNHMTIELVNPIFNYGTEEGKRLVSLFRKEMFEAVATSDLEGLIFTYVWAFDQRSDWEYIESVCAIFESHGGSVFFVELEADTEERIKRNKSPHRLEHKPTKRDIAWSEEQLINTMAQYRLNSLYGEIKRENYIRINNTNFSADKVATIIKETFKL, from the coding sequence ATGAATTTCGTACTTATCTTCGGGCCTCAAGCCGTTGGTAAAATGACAGTGGGGCAGGAGTTACAAAAGATAACAGACTTAAAGCTTTTTCATAACCATATGACAATCGAGTTAGTTAACCCTATTTTTAATTATGGAACAGAGGAAGGAAAAAGATTAGTAAGCTTGTTTAGAAAAGAGATGTTTGAAGCTGTGGCAACAAGTGATCTAGAAGGGTTAATCTTTACTTATGTTTGGGCATTTGATCAACGATCAGATTGGGAGTATATAGAAAGCGTTTGTGCAATTTTTGAATCACATGGAGGCTCCGTCTTCTTTGTTGAGCTAGAGGCTGATACGGAAGAAAGGATAAAGCGTAATAAAAGTCCACACCGTCTTGAGCATAAGCCAACTAAGCGAGATATCGCATGGTCCGAAGAACAATTAATTAATACAATGGCACAATATAGACTTAACTCTTTATATGGAGAAATTAAAAGAGAAAATTATATTAGAATTAATAATACGAACTTTAGTGCAGATAAAGTTGCTACCATTATAAAAGAAACTTTTAAGTTATAA
- a CDS encoding GNAT family N-acetyltransferase, whose product MKIRRLFREEIAPMELLLLADPSTSMVEEYLKRGECYVCESNEEVVGVYVLVATSPETVELANIAVKEELQGCGLGKRLVINAIETAKINGYKTIEVGTGNSSISQLALYQKCGFRITCVHKDFFTEHYPEEIYENGIQCRDMIRLTQDL is encoded by the coding sequence ATGAAAATACGAAGATTATTCCGAGAAGAAATAGCACCTATGGAATTACTACTGTTAGCAGATCCATCTACATCTATGGTTGAGGAGTACTTAAAAAGAGGAGAATGCTATGTTTGTGAAAGTAATGAAGAGGTTGTTGGTGTTTATGTTCTAGTAGCCACTAGTCCCGAAACTGTTGAATTAGCTAACATAGCTGTTAAAGAGGAATTACAAGGTTGCGGATTAGGTAAAAGATTAGTAATCAATGCTATAGAAACTGCTAAAATAAATGGATATAAAACAATAGAAGTTGGTACAGGTAATTCAAGTATTAGCCAACTGGCACTATATCAAAAATGTGGGTTTAGAATTACTTGTGTCCATAAAGACTTTTTCACCGAACACTACCCAGAAGAAATATATGAAAATGGGATTCAGTGTAGAGATATGATTCGTTTAACACAAGATTTATGA
- a CDS encoding ABC transporter permease, with translation MKNMLVLLRKEMVESVKNGKWIWLPIVFVIIGITQPISSYYMPQIIEMAGNLPEGAKIELPIPTGEEVLAGTLGQYGTIGTLLFVLATMGVISNERQNGSLTLVMVRPVSPAQYILSKWIGQLILTLVSLFLSYGLTWYYTNLLFNQVSMSAFFSSFLMYSLWIVFIVSLTILLGTVLPNNGGIAGASISILAALSLLTSLLTKFMEWSPATLRNQATNILLHQEVLETFFIATSATIILSASFVALAIFNFKRLERF, from the coding sequence ATGAAAAATATGCTAGTTTTATTAAGAAAAGAAATGGTTGAAAGTGTGAAAAATGGGAAATGGATATGGCTACCCATCGTCTTCGTTATCATAGGAATTACCCAGCCGATTAGTAGTTATTACATGCCGCAAATTATTGAAATGGCTGGTAACTTACCGGAAGGGGCAAAAATTGAGTTGCCAATTCCAACTGGCGAGGAAGTGTTAGCTGGAACGCTTGGCCAATATGGCACGATTGGCACACTTTTATTTGTATTAGCGACAATGGGTGTTATTTCTAATGAACGACAAAACGGTTCATTGACACTAGTTATGGTTAGACCAGTTTCTCCTGCTCAATATATTTTAAGTAAATGGATAGGACAACTCATATTAACCCTCGTATCCTTATTTTTAAGTTACGGTCTTACTTGGTATTATACGAACTTACTATTTAATCAAGTATCAATGTCTGCTTTTTTCTCTAGTTTCCTCATGTATAGTTTATGGATCGTGTTCATCGTCTCGTTGACGATATTACTTGGAACTGTTTTACCGAATAACGGTGGCATTGCTGGGGCGAGTATATCTATTCTTGCAGCTTTATCATTATTAACTAGTCTACTAACTAAGTTTATGGAGTGGAGTCCAGCTACTCTACGTAATCAGGCGACAAACATACTACTACATCAGGAAGTTTTGGAAACATTTTTCATCGCTACTTCCGCTACGATTATTCTCTCTGCTAGTTTTGTTGCACTTGCTATATTTAATTTCAAAAGGTTAGAGAGATTTTAA
- a CDS encoding cytoplasmic protein — protein sequence MSDEITKAHKFSSNHREELDTADVCGCFFCMEVFNPNMITEWIDNGKTALCPKCGIDSIIGESSGYPITKEFLKGMNGYWF from the coding sequence ATGAGCGATGAAATCACAAAAGCCCATAAGTTTAGTAGTAATCATCGAGAAGAATTAGATACAGCTGACGTTTGTGGCTGTTTTTTTTGTATGGAAGTGTTTAATCCGAATATGATTACAGAGTGGATTGATAATGGTAAAACAGCATTGTGTCCGAAATGTGGAATTGATTCGATTATTGGGGAAAGTTCTGGTTATCCAATAACGAAGGAGTTTTTAAAAGGAATGAATGGATATTGGTTTTAA